Proteins from one Bacteroides zhangwenhongii genomic window:
- a CDS encoding SusC/RagA family TonB-linked outer membrane protein: MKKIRWNPRLLTLLVITFFLCITNSYAQNVIKGFVKDGNDEPLPGVSVSIKGTTNVGTITDIDGKYTINANHNQTLIFSYIGMLTQEIKIGNKREINITMKDDIASLEEVVVVGYGTQRRADLTSAVSSVSSKEILKAPTMSVSNMVGSRVSGIAAVQASGQPGSDQAALTVRGQSGIVYVIDGIRRTAEDFNGIDPNEIESISVLKDASSVAVYGLDANGAFIVTTKKGKSEKVSITYTGTIGFSQNAEQQRWLDGPEYAYWYNKARVMQGDSEIFTTEMVRKMREGVDGWGNTNWYDKVCGTGTRQHHNLSASGGNDKIHFFTSIGYLEEKGNIDKYNYKRYNLRSNIDAKITKGLSLSLGISGRIEDKDEPRFSADPDAYMNVPLQSIWAVPYMPETYTFEGKEYNVASLAAGSAVSPLGSIYDSGYNRKNYSYIQSNFSLTYDAPWLKGLSIKFQGAYDMMHMMSKMLSKPYEVMLMNMPDATTTNLTYKKSYGVLKNTASLAEAASKRYDITTQTSVNYNNQFGKHTVGIMLLAETRERKTNSINATGYGLDYLQLDELGKITNLTGDGENKAPTIDGASGQSRVAGFVGRINYNYADKYYLETSLRYDGSYLFGGMNKRWVTLPGASLAWRVSNENWFHIPWITNLKLRAGIGKTATSGISAFQWRNTMAVNANSVVIGGASQSSIYPSVLGNPNLTWAQCLNYNIGLDATLWNGLLGLEIDVFYKYEYDKLSKTTGSYPLSMGKYYFSTGNVDKADYKGFDLTLTHYNKIDSFNYGAKLIWSYAYGRWLKYAGDADNAPEYKRLTGKQIGTKLGCISEGLFQSEREIEDSPTFPDRKALPGYIKYKDLNGDGIITLEQDQGYFGKSSRPTHTGSLNLFGNWKGFDFDLLFSWGLGSSVALTGVYTAEGSKWVQGATSFSRPFYQGGNSPLFLVANAWTPENPNADFPRLEVTPSSTNNSISSTFWYRNGNYVRLKTAQIGYNFPKKWLTPAGIEALRIYIEGYNLFTWSAVSKYNIDPESPAVNNGYYPQQRTYTLGLKVTF; this comes from the coding sequence ATGAAGAAAATCAGATGGAACCCAAGGTTGCTAACCTTATTAGTTATTACATTCTTCTTGTGTATTACTAACAGTTATGCGCAAAATGTAATAAAAGGTTTTGTGAAAGATGGTAATGATGAACCATTACCTGGCGTATCTGTATCTATCAAAGGGACAACTAATGTTGGTACAATTACCGATATTGATGGTAAATACACAATCAATGCCAATCATAACCAAACACTCATTTTTTCCTATATCGGAATGCTGACCCAAGAGATTAAAATTGGTAACAAACGAGAAATCAATATCACCATGAAAGATGATATTGCATCCCTTGAAGAAGTGGTGGTGGTAGGTTATGGAACACAACGACGAGCCGACCTCACCAGTGCTGTCTCCAGTGTTTCAAGCAAAGAAATACTTAAAGCACCAACGATGAGCGTCAGCAACATGGTAGGCTCACGTGTGTCCGGTATTGCAGCAGTGCAAGCAAGCGGACAACCTGGTTCAGACCAAGCGGCACTTACTGTACGCGGGCAAAGCGGAATTGTATATGTAATTGACGGCATCAGAAGAACTGCTGAAGATTTCAATGGTATTGACCCGAATGAAATAGAATCCATCTCTGTTTTAAAAGACGCTTCTTCTGTGGCAGTTTATGGTTTAGATGCCAATGGCGCTTTTATTGTCACAACCAAAAAGGGAAAATCTGAAAAAGTTTCTATTACCTATACCGGAACTATCGGTTTCAGCCAAAATGCAGAACAGCAGAGATGGCTGGATGGTCCCGAGTATGCTTATTGGTATAACAAAGCACGTGTTATGCAAGGAGACAGTGAGATATTCACTACCGAAATGGTTCGCAAAATGAGAGAGGGTGTTGATGGATGGGGAAACACAAATTGGTATGACAAAGTGTGTGGTACAGGTACCCGGCAACATCACAACCTATCAGCTTCTGGCGGTAATGATAAAATACATTTTTTTACTTCAATCGGATATTTAGAAGAAAAAGGAAATATCGACAAATATAATTATAAAAGATATAACCTTCGGTCTAACATTGATGCAAAGATTACAAAAGGGCTAAGCCTATCCTTAGGAATATCCGGTCGCATAGAAGATAAAGACGAGCCCCGTTTCTCTGCAGACCCAGACGCCTATATGAATGTACCGCTTCAGTCAATCTGGGCAGTGCCCTATATGCCTGAAACATATACTTTTGAAGGAAAAGAATATAATGTAGCTAGTTTAGCGGCAGGTTCTGCTGTTTCTCCATTAGGCTCTATCTACGATTCCGGATATAATAGGAAAAACTATTCGTACATACAATCCAATTTCAGCTTAACATACGACGCTCCCTGGTTAAAAGGATTAAGTATTAAATTTCAAGGTGCATATGATATGATGCATATGATGAGTAAAATGTTAAGTAAGCCTTATGAAGTGATGCTTATGAATATGCCTGATGCAACCACCACCAACCTTACCTACAAAAAGAGCTATGGCGTACTAAAAAATACGGCAAGTTTGGCAGAAGCCGCATCCAAAAGATATGATATCACAACTCAAACAAGCGTAAATTATAACAACCAGTTCGGAAAACACACAGTAGGTATCATGCTACTTGCCGAGACCCGAGAACGAAAGACGAACTCAATTAATGCCACTGGATACGGATTAGATTATTTACAGTTGGATGAATTGGGGAAAATCACTAATTTGACAGGTGACGGTGAAAATAAAGCCCCAACCATAGATGGAGCAAGCGGACAGTCCCGTGTTGCAGGTTTTGTCGGACGCATCAATTATAATTACGCTGACAAATATTATTTGGAAACTTCATTACGATATGACGGTAGTTATCTGTTTGGAGGAATGAATAAACGCTGGGTAACTCTGCCAGGTGCCTCATTGGCTTGGAGAGTAAGTAATGAAAATTGGTTCCATATTCCTTGGATTACCAATTTAAAATTAAGAGCAGGTATCGGCAAAACAGCAACTAGTGGTATCAGTGCATTTCAATGGAGAAACACAATGGCTGTTAATGCAAATTCTGTTGTCATTGGTGGAGCTAGTCAGTCGTCCATCTATCCATCCGTATTGGGCAATCCCAATTTGACTTGGGCACAATGTTTAAATTATAATATTGGACTGGATGCTACTTTATGGAATGGGCTGTTAGGCTTGGAAATAGACGTATTCTACAAATATGAATATGACAAATTATCAAAAACCACCGGTTCTTATCCTCTCTCTATGGGTAAATATTATTTTTCTACAGGAAATGTGGACAAGGCAGACTATAAAGGATTTGATCTAACATTGACACATTATAACAAAATAGATTCATTTAATTATGGAGCAAAGCTTATCTGGTCTTATGCGTATGGCAGATGGCTTAAATATGCAGGTGATGCAGACAATGCCCCAGAATATAAAAGACTAACCGGAAAACAAATCGGGACTAAACTCGGGTGTATATCTGAAGGGCTCTTTCAAAGCGAAAGAGAAATCGAAGATTCTCCTACTTTTCCAGACCGCAAAGCACTTCCCGGCTATATCAAATACAAAGACTTAAATGGAGACGGTATCATTACTCTTGAACAGGACCAAGGATATTTTGGAAAAAGTTCTAGACCGACACATACCGGTTCACTTAATTTATTCGGCAATTGGAAAGGATTCGATTTTGACTTATTGTTTTCATGGGGACTTGGTAGTAGTGTCGCCTTGACAGGAGTGTATACAGCCGAAGGATCCAAATGGGTACAAGGTGCCACTTCTTTCAGCCGTCCATTCTATCAAGGAGGAAATTCACCTCTTTTTTTGGTGGCAAATGCATGGACACCGGAAAACCCGAATGCCGATTTTCCACGCCTAGAAGTTACTCCTAGCAGTACCAACAATAGTATATCTTCAACTTTTTGGTATCGCAACGGTAATTATGTACGATTAAAAACAGCACAAATAGGTTATAACTTCCCTAAAAAATGGTTAACCCCTGCCGGAATAGAGGCACTCCGGATCTATATAGAAGGATATAACTTATTCACTTGGAGTGCGGTATCCAAGTACAATATTGACCCGGAATCTCCTGCAGTCAACAATGGATATTATCCGCAACAAAGAACTTACACATTGGGATTAAAAGTAACTTTCTAA
- a CDS encoding RagB/SusD family nutrient uptake outer membrane protein: MKRLSTYTCLMLMLAFTLCSCNDWLDGVKQTSTVSDEIVWQDEASVDKYINSFYPYLHQYGQFGDVQFAGSLTESLTETLKYGSYAIGARAGIPNNYALDPNMISPESCSYSIWAGVSGSAYEHIRLVNQFLTLQKEYSTFSNDQNNIWEAQARFFRAFIYFQLAKRHGGVILYDALPTVGGKARSSAEETWQFIADDLDFAAKYLPKEWNSNHQGRITKGAAYAFKSRAMLYAKRWQDAYDAANEVIKLNKYDLMDDYKDAWKGNNKEAILEFDYDKQNGPNHTFDQFYVPACDGYEKASPGTPTQEMVEAYETKDGKKVDWSKWHGSTTETPPYDKLEPRFHATIIYRGSVWKGKTMDCSIDGTNGVFIPYREQVYTYGKTTTGYFLRKLMDEKLTDIENTKSSQSWVEIRYAEVLLNKAEAAYRLNKIGEAQSAMNDVRKRKNVNLPKKLSTGEEWFKDYRNERKIELAYEGHLFWDMRRWELAHIEYNNYRVHGLKITGSSNTYEYVDCDGEDRKFIKKQYVLPVPAAELKDNPLIQQYDEWK, from the coding sequence ATGAAAAGATTATCAACATATACATGCTTAATGCTAATGTTAGCTTTTACTCTATGTTCCTGTAATGATTGGCTTGACGGAGTAAAACAGACATCAACAGTCAGTGACGAAATCGTCTGGCAAGACGAAGCATCAGTTGACAAATACATAAATAGTTTCTATCCATACCTACACCAATATGGACAATTTGGTGACGTGCAGTTTGCCGGAAGTTTGACTGAGAGTCTGACTGAAACACTAAAATACGGTTCCTATGCCATAGGCGCCAGAGCTGGGATTCCGAATAATTATGCATTGGATCCCAATATGATTTCTCCGGAAAGCTGTTCATATAGCATATGGGCTGGTGTTTCCGGATCTGCTTACGAGCATATACGCCTAGTAAATCAATTTCTAACCTTACAAAAAGAGTATTCTACTTTCTCTAATGACCAAAATAACATTTGGGAGGCACAAGCCCGTTTTTTCCGAGCATTTATATATTTTCAGTTAGCAAAACGTCATGGAGGGGTAATACTATACGATGCATTACCGACGGTTGGCGGCAAAGCCCGCAGTAGTGCCGAAGAGACTTGGCAATTTATAGCTGATGACCTAGATTTCGCAGCTAAATATCTTCCCAAAGAATGGAACAGCAATCATCAAGGTCGTATAACAAAAGGAGCTGCTTATGCTTTTAAATCAAGAGCAATGTTGTATGCCAAACGCTGGCAAGATGCTTACGACGCAGCGAATGAGGTTATCAAGTTAAATAAATACGATTTAATGGATGACTACAAAGATGCTTGGAAAGGAAACAATAAAGAAGCAATCCTAGAGTTTGACTATGACAAGCAAAACGGTCCTAATCATACCTTTGACCAATTTTATGTACCGGCATGTGATGGCTATGAGAAAGCTTCACCAGGAACTCCAACCCAGGAAATGGTGGAAGCGTATGAAACTAAAGACGGTAAAAAAGTAGATTGGTCGAAATGGCACGGTTCTACAACAGAAACTCCTCCCTATGACAAACTAGAACCACGCTTTCATGCAACTATTATTTATCGCGGTTCTGTATGGAAAGGCAAGACGATGGATTGCAGCATTGACGGAACTAACGGAGTTTTCATTCCATATAGGGAACAAGTGTACACTTATGGAAAAACGACAACCGGATATTTTTTAAGAAAACTTATGGATGAGAAATTAACAGATATTGAAAACACCAAAAGTTCTCAATCCTGGGTGGAAATCCGATATGCCGAAGTTTTATTAAACAAAGCAGAAGCAGCCTATCGATTAAATAAAATTGGAGAGGCACAATCTGCCATGAATGATGTACGAAAACGTAAAAATGTTAATCTGCCAAAGAAATTATCAACAGGAGAAGAATGGTTTAAAGACTATAGAAATGAGCGCAAAATAGAACTTGCCTATGAAGGACATCTATTTTGGGATATGCGTCGTTGGGAACTTGCTCATATAGAGTATAATAATTATCGCGTACATGGATTGAAAATTACCGGAAGTTCTAATACCTATGAATATGTAGATTGCGATGGAGAAGACCGGAAATTTATAAAAAAACAATATGTATTGCCAGTCCCGGCAGCAGAATTAAAAGACAACCCTCTGATTCAACAATATGATGAATGGAAATAA
- a CDS encoding DUF5018 domain-containing protein produces MRNNIVLVIVLIVFFAGISACHSPEEASNTEKRYGINSITASFPYEYSTENNFPGEIDYANQIITIVFPYNYPKLSDNILPYECLKKVKLSAKVDNNIIISPSMGYFDLTKDCYITVKDQTANTSQKYKIIAEIRKNDACTIDRFSIPSKGLTGVIDEKNHIISIISIADIGEQVAEITLAHGATCTPNLQNMSLNYDQEQIVKVVAQNGKDFLTYTIKKNVPDKIAAGIRANSGKLLWAKKLSEIGITSKNKVTSLGILDDYVIINERGNGEAIYLNNQSGEVVGKMDISTTVTGDFGNYYMTSDNANNILICNYTPNGTTMFTVWKTNGINGQFQKYIDYKAVTAGTERFGWSISIQGNLDKDALITTPVFYKDGKIQFARWQVVNGVLQSQIPTFIEMKSLVYNTWFKQADIIYTDPSNTESDYFLASYAKYDVDQKRYFLWFNGADNTIKAKKEVPSSINGPVTAVDYIEFNNTPYVAHTIVNGFSWAVTGSDIAYMYDLSTQSLTTPIEICETKIYGGIANDGQNTEGASDVVLRASKDGYYLYVYFMFANGYVACKQYDCIDQ; encoded by the coding sequence ATGAGAAACAATATAGTATTAGTTATCGTTCTAATCGTTTTCTTCGCAGGAATCAGTGCCTGCCATAGCCCCGAAGAAGCGAGCAATACAGAAAAACGTTATGGAATAAATAGTATCACCGCTTCTTTCCCCTATGAGTATAGTACGGAAAATAATTTTCCCGGTGAGATTGACTACGCCAATCAAATTATAACTATTGTCTTTCCGTATAATTATCCAAAATTATCTGATAATATATTACCATACGAATGTCTAAAGAAAGTCAAATTAAGTGCGAAAGTAGATAATAATATCATCATATCCCCGTCAATGGGATATTTCGACTTGACAAAAGATTGTTATATTACAGTAAAAGATCAAACTGCAAATACCAGCCAAAAATATAAAATCATAGCCGAAATCCGGAAAAATGACGCATGTACCATAGACCGCTTTAGTATTCCGTCAAAAGGGCTTACGGGGGTAATTGATGAAAAGAACCATATCATTTCTATTATTTCCATAGCAGACATTGGAGAACAGGTGGCCGAGATAACATTAGCACATGGAGCAACTTGTACTCCCAATCTTCAAAATATGTCTTTAAATTATGATCAAGAACAAATTGTAAAAGTAGTGGCTCAAAACGGAAAAGACTTCCTGACCTATACAATTAAGAAAAATGTTCCTGATAAGATTGCAGCCGGCATTCGTGCCAACAGTGGTAAGTTATTATGGGCAAAGAAATTATCTGAAATTGGAATTACAAGTAAAAACAAAGTAACCAGTTTGGGCATTCTTGACGATTACGTCATCATCAATGAAAGAGGTAATGGAGAAGCCATCTACCTAAATAATCAATCCGGAGAAGTTGTCGGTAAAATGGATATAAGTACCACCGTTACAGGAGATTTCGGAAATTATTACATGACATCAGACAATGCAAATAATATACTTATCTGTAATTATACTCCTAATGGTACAACTATGTTTACTGTATGGAAAACCAACGGTATAAATGGACAATTCCAAAAATATATCGATTATAAAGCTGTCACAGCAGGAACTGAAAGATTCGGATGGTCCATCTCAATCCAAGGCAACTTGGATAAAGACGCACTCATTACAACCCCCGTATTCTACAAAGATGGCAAAATTCAATTCGCACGTTGGCAGGTAGTAAACGGTGTACTGCAATCTCAAATTCCGACATTTATTGAAATGAAATCTCTTGTTTACAATACCTGGTTCAAACAAGCAGATATTATCTACACCGATCCAAGCAATACTGAAAGCGATTACTTCTTAGCTAGCTATGCCAAATACGATGTAGACCAAAAACGTTATTTTCTCTGGTTCAATGGCGCTGACAATACTATAAAAGCCAAAAAAGAAGTGCCGTCTTCAATCAATGGACCTGTCACTGCTGTAGATTACATTGAATTTAACAATACTCCATACGTTGCCCACACAATAGTCAATGGCTTCTCATGGGCTGTAACAGGAAGTGACATCGCCTATATGTATGATTTAAGCACTCAGTCTCTAACCACTCCCATCGAAATCTGCGAAACAAAAATATACGGTGGAATAGCAAATGACGGTCAGAATACAGAAGGAGCCAGTGATGTGGTTCTCAGAGCTTCCAAAGACGGTTATTACCTATATGTCTACTTTATGTTTGCTAACGGATATGTTGCTTGCAAACAATATGATTGCATTGATCAGTAA
- a CDS encoding glycoside hydrolase family 26 protein gives MRLKNIIFTAFILSLASCNAEDYKSGEVTFNPDQPDEPIVQTKVNFAAGKFYKVNATAHKNFQDQYPITPWSTGSKLTDEEIGGTSPKDYIVSWENQTVEVVIDLGSLRTIEEVAIHAVADQLYSMKLPSQATLAYSRDNQSWTKNPNSTTFTSVEPTEHIWSSIPVNKAECRYVKVVLVPPAGERVAIAIDEIKVMGEYKTDPKYVPKNGCYHGAFCPLYAYDPEDREGITDACAVTLFEKMVGKQLSIMLWYQNMEQGRNFAEMQDAREKYWSKNFNGTSRIFLYGWTPPTKSAPIAQGSLDDFFKAYFTEVTAQSVKDMGPVWFRPMNEMNGGWISYFRDAKNYVRAWRRMYNIAEQLGLTAYNVFVWSPNSVSMPNTADNQMKDYYPGDIYVDWLGVSCYPPSLSETFPEEKRYPLTLMKDIHTISPDKPIMISEGGYSGGCDRKRWIREWFEIKTAYPRVKAVIWENHENTNTENSDRRLQSDPEALELYKQLVQDPYWLDAIPTEVYQEFESRK, from the coding sequence ATGAGACTCAAAAATATAATTTTCACAGCTTTTATTCTCTCGTTAGCTTCCTGCAACGCTGAAGATTACAAATCAGGAGAAGTAACCTTTAATCCTGACCAACCGGATGAACCCATTGTACAAACTAAAGTAAACTTTGCTGCCGGCAAATTTTACAAAGTGAATGCGACGGCACACAAAAACTTTCAAGACCAATACCCGATTACTCCTTGGAGTACTGGAAGTAAACTGACCGATGAGGAAATTGGCGGTACTAGTCCTAAAGATTACATTGTTAGCTGGGAAAATCAAACAGTAGAGGTAGTGATAGACCTTGGTTCTTTAAGAACAATCGAAGAGGTTGCCATACATGCCGTTGCAGATCAGCTTTACAGTATGAAACTACCCTCACAAGCCACCTTAGCTTACAGCAGAGATAATCAATCATGGACAAAGAATCCTAATAGTACAACCTTCACTTCTGTTGAACCCACAGAACATATTTGGAGTTCTATTCCTGTAAACAAAGCAGAATGTAGATATGTAAAAGTAGTTCTTGTCCCTCCTGCTGGAGAAAGAGTGGCAATAGCTATTGATGAAATCAAAGTCATGGGAGAATATAAAACAGATCCTAAATACGTTCCCAAAAACGGTTGTTACCATGGTGCTTTCTGCCCATTATACGCTTATGATCCTGAAGACAGGGAAGGAATTACTGATGCATGTGCGGTAACCTTATTCGAAAAAATGGTCGGGAAGCAGCTATCCATTATGTTATGGTATCAAAATATGGAGCAAGGACGAAATTTTGCAGAAATGCAAGATGCAAGAGAAAAATACTGGAGTAAAAACTTCAATGGTACATCACGTATCTTCCTTTATGGATGGACTCCCCCCACCAAGTCAGCTCCTATTGCCCAAGGCAGTCTGGACGATTTTTTTAAAGCTTACTTCACTGAAGTCACAGCACAGTCTGTGAAGGACATGGGCCCTGTATGGTTTCGTCCTATGAATGAAATGAACGGTGGATGGATATCTTATTTCAGAGATGCCAAAAACTATGTACGTGCTTGGAGGCGTATGTACAACATTGCTGAACAACTCGGTTTAACTGCATATAATGTATTTGTCTGGTCCCCAAACAGTGTCAGTATGCCCAATACTGCAGATAACCAAATGAAAGACTACTATCCGGGTGACATTTATGTAGACTGGTTGGGAGTCAGTTGCTATCCTCCATCATTAAGCGAAACCTTCCCAGAAGAAAAACGTTATCCATTAACTTTAATGAAGGATATACATACTATTTCTCCGGATAAGCCAATCATGATTAGCGAAGGAGGTTATTCCGGCGGTTGTGACCGCAAGCGATGGATACGGGAATGGTTTGAGATAAAAACCGCATATCCGAGAGTAAAGGCTGTTATTTGGGAAAATCATGAAAATACAAATACTGAAAATTCAGACCGACGACTCCAAAGTGATCCCGAAGCACTAGAATTATATAAGCAATTAGTACAGGACCCATATTGGTTAGATGCTATCCCAACAGAAGTATATCAAGAATTTGAAAGCAGAAAATAA
- a CDS encoding beta-glucosidase: MKRLIPYSLCFLVCLSSCLTGSKSSCENKQIENLLSAMTLEEKIGMLHGNTMFSSGGVPRLGIPDLQYSDGPHGVRHEVIPDGWTSAEWNNDSCTYLPALTALASTWNRDLAKLYGEVLGAECKARGKHVSLAPGVNIHRSLQNGRNWEYFSEDPFLSGELAIPYIQGVQSQGVASCVKHFALNSQAFNQYKVSVEVDERTLHEIYLPAFEAAIQKGGALSVMAAYNKVRGLWCTENSYLLDTLLRKELGFDGMVVSDWNAVHNTVHTAMCGMDVEMGTEVKRNKKYAFEEYYLANPLLEKVKNGEVPEEAINQKVRNILKLMLRLDIIGQTSHDTTGMAAKLATPAHQKAALKIADESYILLQNSNNILPLNLSLYKKVAVIGANATEKFAAGGGSTKLKPKYEITPLEGIRNYFNGKVKIEYAPGYKLNHKVYPIGHWFTNEFDKFDPILYKEAISIASNADLVIYVGGLNHENGSDCEGYDKPNLKLPYQQDKLINGITEVNPNTIVILTSGGPIELGEWQKRVPALLYSSFTGMEGGNALARNLLGEVNPSGKLTTTWCKKLEDMPDHIFGEYPGKNDTVRFKEGIMVGYRYFDTYQIKPQFEFGFGLSYTSFEYSDLDMNPIWNEADDTFDVSFTVSNTGKRYGQEIAQLYVHQQECSVQRPVKELKGFEKVALQPGESQRVTIKLTKRALQYYDIKNKGWKADPGTFTIQIGASSRDIRLQKNFKLEKL; this comes from the coding sequence ATGAAAAGATTAATTCCATATAGTTTGTGTTTTCTCGTTTGTTTGTCATCATGTCTCACAGGAAGTAAATCTTCCTGTGAGAATAAACAAATCGAAAATCTTTTATCAGCTATGACCTTAGAAGAAAAAATAGGAATGTTACATGGCAATACAATGTTCTCAAGTGGTGGAGTACCCCGACTAGGCATTCCCGACCTTCAATATTCCGACGGTCCACATGGAGTACGTCATGAAGTTATTCCCGACGGATGGACTTCTGCAGAATGGAACAACGATTCATGTACTTACCTGCCAGCTCTTACGGCATTAGCTTCCACATGGAATAGAGATTTGGCAAAACTATATGGAGAAGTTCTTGGAGCAGAATGTAAAGCACGTGGCAAACATGTAAGTCTGGCTCCCGGAGTAAATATCCACCGCTCTTTGCAAAATGGAAGAAACTGGGAATATTTCAGTGAAGACCCTTTTTTAAGTGGAGAACTTGCTATTCCATATATACAAGGAGTACAGTCACAGGGAGTGGCTTCTTGTGTCAAACATTTTGCGCTTAACAGTCAAGCATTCAACCAATATAAAGTTAGTGTCGAAGTAGACGAACGAACCCTACACGAAATTTATCTGCCAGCTTTTGAAGCAGCCATTCAAAAAGGAGGTGCTCTATCTGTAATGGCAGCTTACAATAAAGTACGTGGACTATGGTGTACGGAAAATTCTTACCTACTCGATACTTTACTACGGAAGGAACTTGGCTTTGACGGAATGGTAGTATCCGACTGGAACGCCGTGCATAACACAGTTCATACAGCAATGTGCGGAATGGATGTTGAAATGGGCACAGAAGTCAAGCGAAATAAAAAATATGCTTTTGAAGAATATTATCTAGCCAACCCTTTATTGGAGAAAGTAAAAAACGGGGAAGTTCCAGAAGAAGCTATTAATCAAAAGGTTCGTAATATATTAAAATTAATGCTTCGGTTGGATATCATAGGACAAACATCCCATGACACCACTGGTATGGCGGCCAAACTAGCCACTCCTGCCCACCAGAAAGCTGCTTTAAAAATAGCAGATGAATCATATATTCTATTGCAAAATTCCAATAATATATTACCTCTGAACCTTTCACTTTACAAGAAGGTTGCGGTCATAGGAGCCAATGCTACAGAAAAATTCGCAGCCGGTGGTGGAAGTACCAAATTAAAACCGAAATATGAAATTACTCCTTTAGAAGGAATACGCAACTATTTCAATGGGAAAGTCAAGATTGAATATGCTCCCGGCTATAAACTCAATCATAAAGTATATCCTATAGGTCATTGGTTTACCAATGAATTTGACAAATTCGACCCGATTCTATATAAAGAAGCTATTTCCATTGCGTCCAATGCAGATCTAGTTATTTATGTAGGAGGGCTTAATCACGAGAATGGTTCAGACTGTGAAGGATATGATAAACCCAATCTTAAATTACCATACCAACAGGATAAACTGATAAATGGAATTACTGAAGTAAACCCTAATACAATAGTGATATTAACGAGTGGAGGTCCAATTGAACTTGGAGAATGGCAAAAACGAGTTCCAGCATTACTTTACAGCAGTTTTACAGGGATGGAAGGAGGAAATGCTTTAGCACGCAATTTATTAGGTGAAGTTAATCCTTCCGGCAAGCTGACTACAACTTGGTGTAAAAAGTTAGAAGATATGCCAGATCATATTTTTGGAGAATATCCTGGGAAAAATGACACCGTCCGATTCAAAGAAGGAATCATGGTAGGATACCGTTACTTTGATACATACCAAATAAAGCCTCAATTCGAATTCGGTTTCGGTCTCTCTTACACTTCATTCGAATATTCAGATTTAGATATGAATCCGATATGGAATGAAGCAGATGATACCTTCGATGTTTCTTTCACTGTCAGCAACACCGGTAAGCGATATGGCCAGGAAATTGCACAGCTATATGTACATCAACAGGAATGCAGTGTTCAACGCCCAGTGAAAGAATTAAAAGGATTTGAAAAAGTAGCGTTACAACCTGGGGAATCTCAAAGAGTAACGATTAAACTAACCAAGCGTGCACTACAATATTATGATATTAAGAATAAAGGCTGGAAAGCAGATCCCGGCACTTTTACAATACAGATTGGTGCATCTTCCCGCGATATTAGATTACAGAAAAATTTCAAGCTAGAAAAACTGTAG